From the genome of Malus sylvestris chromosome 13, drMalSylv7.2, whole genome shotgun sequence:
AAAGGGTTTTATGGATGGAAtttcttgttttgatttttaaatGATATTGATTTTAATTAAGCCTTTGATTGTTATTTGGTTTTAATACCGTAGAATTATGGTGCGACATTCCCTTCCACTCTTCTCATAGTCATCGATGTGGTCATCGATGTGGGTGTGGCTATTCAAACACGAGCCAAATTTCTTTGATTTCCATCGATGATTTAGTTTGCCCTCaacttaattttcaattttatttcaaaCAATCAACGCGTACATATCGTGTTTCATCATTtcaaattgagagagaactatgaaagggttttttttttttttttttttttttggtctgaACAAAGGGTAAAGACGATAAAATGACTAATTTAGCCTTACATGCGAGACTTCACATGCGGTTAAAGTTGACGGAACTTTtaattttgggcttaaattctAACGGACTTCACAACAGAGTCtaaatcctttttattttttttcctaatcaCACGGTATTTTGACTATTCTATCACCACAAGGGGTATTAATTCAGGTAGgcctaatttaaaatttaaattttttagtgAGGTGTAGGTAGAAATTGAAGTGAACTGAAATAGGAGGTGATGTTTAAATAGGAAAAACTCTGATCGGAAAATGCAATTTGTTATTTGTGAAATTTGCATTCGAGTTTTGACTCTCCTGAGAGTTTGAAGGAATAAGATTCTTTGCCCTCctattttcatttcttttcctcccctcttttctttttgtctttctctctaaaaaattaatacaaaatgTTAACATGACTTAATCGTAACCATTTAAATAGGGAAGGAAGAAAGGAGAGATATTAGCAGGAGAACGAATTCTCTTTCGAATTTGAAATAGATGTCCTAACTATAGAGGCTGAGGGTCTACTGTATCCAAAATTTCGTGTCTCCAATATGATTTTGTGACATGTTTAATCTTATTATTATTGCTTccaatataaaatttaaaatcgtTAATGTTTTGTAAAGTTTAATAATACGTGTCCCAAAATCAGACAGAAGACACAAACAtagatgagagatttttcaatgtgattatCAGATGAAGTGGCACATCATTATGCAAATTGTGGGATATatttgttaaaaagttaataactttaaaaataaaatttttcaccatttatgtaaaacacgtggtgtatcacTCGTGTTccgatcacaataaaaaatttatccacAGTAACAGCATACCCTCagccaacttttttttttttttttttttttgagaaacaaCCCTCAGCCAACTATAGAcggccaagaatagaaactaaGTAATATATTATTACTCAATACTTGAATAAAATATTGTTGAATAAAGCTGGGAGCCACGTTATTCTTCTCCCATTGGCACTCTTTGGAAATTCAATTACAAACGCGCTTGGTAgagaggtagagagagagagagagaggtagagaGACAAAAAGcagagagaaagatagagagCGAAATGGATTCTCCGTCGTCGTCGACGACGCGGATCACCGCGCGATCGTCGATGATCGACTCTTTCAGGGGCTGTACCCTATCGGGTATGACGATTGACAAGGAGGAGCTCAAGAAGAAGCTCTTGATGCCGCAGTACCTCCGCTTCGCTATGCGCGATTCTATACGGTTAAAGGACCCAAGAGCCGGCGAGAGCCGCCTTCCGGGAAGTCGAGACCTCGTCGCCACCGCCGCCGTCGAAAATGTGGAGGAAACGCCGCCGGAGTCGCCCATGGTTGTGTTTATAAATCCGCGAAGCGGTGGAAGATACGGGCCTATGCTCAAGGAGAGGCTCCAACTGCTGATGGGTGAAGAACAGGTACCATTAATTTACTTCAAGTTAATTCGATTGGCATTGACTGCACCCTTtgaattttggtttatttttcgtttttcagccgacccatttgatttttttggtttttctggCGACCCATTTGAGAATTTgatttataatttgattttctcaGGAACTGGAAAAAATCCATTTATGATGTATTTGTGCGTGCATGAATTTACGTGTTTGTGTCTGTTTTCCTTACTGCATACGTAGGGTTATGGGGGATTTTTGGTTAAGTATGATAAttattgtcctttttttttgaaaaaaaattttggtttttttgtgtttatattttACCTTAAGGGGTGAGTTTATTACTTCGATAGTTTATGTAATGTAATGAACATATTGTGGTTGTTCGGAGGAAGTAAAGGATTTATCAGGTTTGTTTTAAATAAAGGAAGCAGAGGAAGAAAGTGGCGTTGGACTGTTTTGCAATTTTTGCTAGTTAACCTTAGTTCTGTTTGATCGTTACGACTATAATGAGGTTAGAAATGCTTTGATATATCACTGAACAGGGTTGGCTAAAATGGTGCCATCATCTTCTTAATCAGGCTTTAGATTCAATTAAAATTGAATTCCCCCTTGTGATTTCACTTGTTTGTTGAATCGAGTTCAGTAGACAAAGTGGTTACTGTCTCCTAAATTACTAAATGCTGAATGGAAAAACACTTGTGGAACTAAAACCATCTAGCTTGAAATTCTGCAGTAGCCTAATGTATTTTTTATTCTGTAGAGGGTTTCTTCATATTTGTCTTTAATCTGTGCAAACTATTGCTTGAATTGGAAATAATTTGTCATGCAGGTTTTTGACCTCTCAGATGTGAAGCCTCATGAATTTGTTCAGTATGGGTTGGGTTGTCTAGAGTTATTGGCTGATCTTGGTGACGTTTGTGCCAAAGAGTGTCGTCAAAAGATCAGGGTTATGGTATGACATTGCGGCACATTTACTTAAAGCTCATATTATATGATCATTCTGAGTTTAGCATCTAGTGAAATCCTACAACATTTAAGTTTGACACGTAGCATATTGGAATTTTGGGCAGGTTGCAGGGGGTGATGGTACAGTGGGTTGGGTACTTGGTTGCCTATATGAACTCAACAGACAGGGTTTGGAACCAGTTCCTCCAGTAGGAGTTATTCCACTTGGCACGGGAAATGATCTTTCCAGGAGTTTTGGTTGGGTAAGTtttgtaatgaatttttagtttgtGGAAGATTTTTCCTGCATTATTGAGCAATGGGTATACATATTTTCACCAGGGTGGTTCATTCCCTTTTGCATGGAAATCAGCCATTAAAAAAACTCTATTCAGGGCTACTGCAGGTCCAATATGCCGTTTGGATAGGTAAGCTGTATTATTAGGTAATGGTTGTATGTGTTCAATTAGAAGGCTAGTAAAATGAAGCCTTTCTCTAACCATGTCCAGTACATGATTTTTCCTAGCTAGTGACTTAGTGGTCAGTGAATTTAGAAGTTGTGTGCAGCTATTGTACTGaaatttaatttgattgagGATCTCTAGTCCTTCACTGTGAATGTTCATACCTACAACGTACAATTAATTTTAACTGTTTGATGTGTTTTTGAATCTTGACTTCAATCAACTCTGCATTTCATCTTTGAGTGCATTCCATATCCGTGCATAATGCATTCCATATCTGTGCATGTGTGTCACTCTCATTTGCTGGTTCAGTTTTGTTAGAGAGTTGATTGCATTTGAGATGTGGGTTCCTTCTTTCCCCTCTTTTCCCTTGCAAACTATGTTGTGGTTCCAAAACATAGTGAATTGAGTTTAAATCAATCTTTTGCATTCTACTTGTAGATTTTAATCCCCCTTAGTTGATCTTATTTATTGATAGTCTCCGTTGTTATGCAAACGTATAAGATGATGCTTTGTGAGTATATGAACAATAAAGTAGACACGCCACACTCAAACACAAAGAATTTAGTGAGGTTCGGCGAACTTTGCCTACTCCTCATGTGATCTCTCCTGAGAAATCACCTGCACTATGGAGAATAACAACTCGGTTACAAGAACGTATTGAAAACCCTTATGCTAAACCCCAAAGCCTTGCTTTAGATCTCTCTAATACTCTTGGCTCTCTACCTTGTATTCTCTGTGCTGTTTGTGTTAATAAACAGCCCCCAACAAGCCTAGTTCATAGACTGATGGTCACATGCGTTACAAGTATAGACTTCTTGAATCCTTTTAGAATAGGGAAAACTAACTtatttcctaatcctaaactgaTTGGGATTACAAAGAAAACCTATTTCCCAATTCTTATGGGAAATATCCAGTGCACATTCCTTTACTTCTTTCCCTACACCAATTGGAAACCTAAACCTGGTTGGCCTTGGTATTTTGACGAGCCAAATCGCAACAATGATAACAtcctttaaagtgttttttattttcttctttcctttattccccccccccctctaAAGGAAGAGCACAAAGACATTTTATTCTTCTgtacattttatttttcctaAAAGGATCTTACCTAATAAATCTTTTGCCTAATGGATATTTGGTATTATTTGTTGGTCACTCAGGATTTCTGTTATGGTATAGGCAAGTTTAACGTTATGCTTGTAACTAGGTTcagaaagaaagtgatgaaaaagaaagaaatatatatgaaacTTATGGTACGGTTCCTTTTGGTTTGCAAATATTGTTATAATGAATATTGAGAACCTACATAGTTTCTCAAATGTCTATTGAGTTTCATGTGttattctctctccctctctagttTAATATGATATGGCCCATTATTTTGTGCATTtcttgtatgtatatattttggAAAAAGGCATCATTATTAACCAACTCTGATGGTATTTAACAGTAACACTATTTTAGTTCTGGTTTGTTCCAGCCAGcagttttatttatatttgcTTTTCTTATGGTGCAGTTGGCATATTGTGCTGTCAATGCCAGCCGGTACAGAAATGGACCCACCCCATTCTTTGAAGCTTACTGAAGAATGCGCTCTTGATGAGACTGTAAGTCTAGTTACTCTTGACGAGCTACTCTTATTGGGTAACCTTTTGAATTCTTAATTTCTACAAGTCATAGTTTTAaacagggccgaaggggtagaggaagacctaggaaaactttggaagagactttaagaaaaaacttaagagtacttggatctaatggaggacatgacgcagaaccgagtgcaatggcattctaggattcatatagccgaccccacttagtaggaaaaggctttgttgttgttgttgttgtaatagttTTATTCAGATGTCAAATACTGTGAAAATACGTGTTCTTGTTTTTGAGTTACTCTACTGGgtaaaatgaatgtttatattGCTCAATTCTTGTGAACTGATGACATTATCTTTTCTAAATAAGATAATCTATTGGAAACTTAAAAAAAGACTCTTTCTGGCAAAGcaatttatattattattttgaaaaattgaaTATTAGGTTCTGATGAAAGGCGGCCTTCATATCTCCATTATCACTTTTACCTCTTGTTCTCCTTGTGTAATCTTTATATTGTTAACTTCTCTGCACTCAATGAATCTTTATACGATTAAATTTTATTCTAATTTCTTAAGTTTCTGGCCTGATAAGCTTACTAGAATCACCTACATCACATGCCAAAGGATACCATGATTTTATACCATATGTTTGACACATTTTAGTGACTGCAGGGTTTGGAAAAAGGAGATTTGCCTGAGAAAACTACTTGCCACGAAGGAGTGTTTTATAATTACTTCAGCATAGGTATGTTGACTTCATTGGTTTAGGATTTTATTAGAACACATATTCTAAAAGGTGTTCGTACTAAGCATATTAGTAGAATGTTAAACTAGAATTATCATTGTATTGAACGCATATACTCTTGTGTTCATgccatgtttttttcttttccagtaAGGAATTGCACTTGTAGAGATCACCCTATTGTATTCACAATGGATTTAGTTGGATACAGTTGTATATTCTACATATATTGTTCAGGTGTCAAGATGTCCCTTACGTCTATATCTTTGAACAAATTTCTAGATATCTTGAGTAAAGAATGTTTAACATCTAAATCTAGGCCTGTTCCCTAAACCCCTTTACATAAGATGAAATTCTGTTTGCAAAGATATTCTTATCAGAGAAAGATGATTTATACAATAAAAATATGTTTATTAGGTTATTGTTCTCCTTTACATGATCCTGTTTTCGTCATTTGGTTATACAGGAATGGATGCCCAAGTTGCGTATGGATTCCACCATTTACGAAATGAAAAACCGTATCTTGCACAAGGTCCAATTTCAAATAAGGTCTGGTCGAatgtcttttttcttttatatatgaTTTGAATATCCATTGGGGTGCAGTTTTATCAAAGATTTAATTTGCATGGCATTGTCGGAATATTAGAGTTGAGAACAGTGTCGATTTAAGCAATGTGTGTaataatattttcctttttgaaCAGAAGAAAACATTGTTAGAAACTTGTctgcttttttttcttataagaATACTAGGAATATTATAATGTGAATTGcacattttcatttgtttttacatCCAATCAAATCTTTGTATTAAATGATGAACCAAAGAATATTAATCTGTTTTTTGTTAATGAAATGCGGCTTTATTTGATAATGAACAGGCTTTATATTTTGACTGATCTATGTGTTATTGCAGTTGGTTTACTCAGGTTATAGTTGCACTCAAGGTTGGTTCTTCACACCTTGCACAAGTGATCCTGGTTTAAGGTTTGATATCTTTAAACTGAAGCagtattcatttgctttgatgGTTTCTCTCGTTATTTTTTATACTAACAATTATCAACGTTGATTAAAAGAGATTTCTCTTTTGATCTGACtctaatttcttttttattttctaatatcACTTTATTAAAATTGAATTTTGTTTAAGATTCACTTGTAGTTCTGCTTCCTGTTGAAAGAATATAAAAGAGTTGTCCCATAATTGAGAATTATACATCCTTGAGTTTGTGCAGGAGGGTAAACGTGAACCCctcccctaaaaaaaaaaacaaatgttttcacACCAGAGGGGAGCAGTGTGCTATGCAATCTACGGTTCTGGACAATTTTTTGCCTTATTCATTGTGTTTACATCctgttttgttcttttgttgaATCACATGAGCAGCAAGAGTGTAAATTATCAATTCTACATGTGGAGGCTATTTAAATGCAGAGGCTAATTTTTACATAATGTAAAATTATCCAAATGTTTTAGTGCTCTCTGCATCTTCTGATGTGTATCCAATTATTTTTCTGGTTGTAGGGGACTAAAGAACATCTTAAGGATGCATGTCAAAAAGGTAAATTGCTCAGAGTGGGAGCAGATTCCAGTGCCTTCAAGGTACACTTTTGTTTCTTAAATCTTTTAGGGGTACAGTTCTGGAACATAGTTTTCTTTGCACATATAGTAGCTCTTAGTAATCTCTTTGGTTTTTCTAAGCATgccactttttctttttcaccttTTTATTTTAAACAAGTCATGGATCACTTGAACCCTGGAAAAGTAAACTATATATCACTCTCATCTATTTCTGTCCACATGTGCGTATTTgttcctttattttttattttctcctgaACGTAGAATAATTTAGAATAAAATGCTTGCAGACATGGAGTACTTTGAGCGAATTTTGTCCGTTATTTGCAATAGCTTATGTTGTTATTTTATCTTCTTTCAGCGTACGGGCAATTGTTGCTCTAAATCTTCATAACTATGGGAGTGGAAGAAATCCGTGGGGTAATCTGAAGCCAGAGTACTTGGAAAAGGTATTATATAGTTTATATACAAAATCATGTGGTGTTTGCCCACAGCATTCTATATATTTACACTTCAGCAATGAGCTGAGTAATCAACTTAAGCCTTGAATAATATCTAACAGTGGCTAACTACTCATAACTAATCTAGTCAAACAGTTTTGACTACGAACTAGTGGAATCTGACTGGCTAAATAACGGCTGACTAGGATCTGAGCTGGCAACTCTGTTGTACTAGGATAGGTTTTCAACACaaacatgttttgttttgttgcttGTGTTTTAAAGGTGGGAACTTTACTTGTGCAAATTTGTGTCTCGCATTTGTATTTTGTTAAACGCCTGGAAGTTTAGTTCATGTTTGTATACCAGTTACTTggttttcattaattttgtttacaccggatttatgttagtagtagAATTTAAAGTTTTGATTATCATGCAACTTTTATTCAGTGTgctcattaaatcatgcttatCGAGTTACTGCTGAATTCCAAGCTAATAATAGTTATCTTAAAACTTTATTGTTTCAGAGAGGCTTCGTGGAGGCCCATGCTGATGATGGCCTTCTTGAAGTTTTTGGCCTGAAACAAGGATGGCATGCATCTTTTGTTATGGTGGAACTCATCTCTGCAAAACACATTGCTCAGGTACAGCAACAGTGTCTTTCTTCATCCTATCATGTCAAGTTTTTACTCTTTAGCATGCAAAAAGTTTATGCGttttagcattttttttattttttttaacaaacgatgttatctacactaagagggagggggtgggctaagcctcacaatgggctagcaataatgtagttcaaatttgcctttggcaataatcaaacctaagatctctcacttttacaagtgaagaggaataccattagaccgtTGTACTAAGTGACGCGTTTTAGCATATTAATAGCACCAGAATATTATTGtaaaaatatatgaattttGTGGGATTCGTTTTTGAACTATTGAATAATGACATTTGCTTTAGTGTTATCTTCTGCGGATTAAATTTTCTTCTACCTAATGAATTTATAGGCGATGCATGAAATTTTAGTCGAATATACCCCTGTGATGCAGGAAAATATCGATTCGTCTCATGAGCTTGCCTAAAAAACAAGATTAAGATGAAAGCTGTTTATTTCGTTGTGTACATGCATATAGCGGGTTTACTTgagcaaaaaaaaagaaatgaaatagtTTCAAGTGTGTATTTGTCCTATTTGGGAATGCTGCAGCTGTTTCCTCTGGGTCACAGCTCcgagagaaaaaaatatatcaattgTCTAAAGAACTTCAAAATGCAGCACAAAACGTGTGACAGATAAGGAATTTCCATCTAATACATCCTGCACAATAATTGTACTACACTAacaatatagtttttttttctgcagGACTTACTAGATGGAATTTCCTTATCTGTCACACATTTTGTGTTGCATTTTGAAGTTGTTTAGACAATTGTCGAGATATGTATTTCTTTGTGAAGTTGTTGTACCTCTGGTTTTGC
Proteins encoded in this window:
- the LOC126596844 gene encoding diacylglycerol kinase 4, whose protein sequence is MDSPSSSTTRITARSSMIDSFRGCTLSGMTIDKEELKKKLLMPQYLRFAMRDSIRLKDPRAGESRLPGSRDLVATAAVENVEETPPESPMVVFINPRSGGRYGPMLKERLQLLMGEEQVFDLSDVKPHEFVQYGLGCLELLADLGDVCAKECRQKIRVMVAGGDGTVGWVLGCLYELNRQGLEPVPPVGVIPLGTGNDLSRSFGWGGSFPFAWKSAIKKTLFRATAGPICRLDSWHIVLSMPAGTEMDPPHSLKLTEECALDETGLEKGDLPEKTTCHEGVFYNYFSIGMDAQVAYGFHHLRNEKPYLAQGPISNKLVYSGYSCTQGWFFTPCTSDPGLRGLKNILRMHVKKVNCSEWEQIPVPSSVRAIVALNLHNYGSGRNPWGNLKPEYLEKRGFVEAHADDGLLEVFGLKQGWHASFVMVELISAKHIAQAAAIRLEVRGGEWRNAYMQMDGEPWKQPMHEEYSTLVEITRVPFQSLMIHGDDH